One genomic window of Verrucomicrobiota bacterium includes the following:
- a CDS encoding DsbA family protein has translation MKVTYYLEVISSWCYWAEPAWAELKQRYAGKAEFDWQIALMDPSGLPTSKNQCEWFYRRSGTLVRSPFMLNSGWYEPEFKEYLAPNLVAEAAKDFGVTDDRVRLAIAHAGLREGRKVGRWEESASIAANAAGLDAKALLQRARSPEIEARSRASTQEFYALKVTQRPTFVLESNIGDRAVFSGLAVAAPLIATLDAMLNDAAGYATHAAHFGPPPSA, from the coding sequence ATGAAAGTGACCTATTATTTGGAAGTCATCTCCTCCTGGTGCTATTGGGCGGAGCCGGCGTGGGCGGAACTCAAACAGCGCTACGCTGGCAAGGCGGAGTTCGACTGGCAAATTGCCCTCATGGACCCTTCCGGATTGCCCACGTCGAAGAATCAATGCGAGTGGTTCTATCGCCGCAGCGGGACCCTCGTGCGATCGCCGTTCATGCTGAACTCCGGCTGGTACGAACCCGAATTCAAAGAGTACCTCGCGCCCAATCTCGTCGCCGAAGCGGCCAAGGACTTTGGGGTCACCGATGACCGCGTCCGCCTGGCCATTGCGCACGCCGGTTTGCGCGAAGGCCGCAAGGTCGGGCGCTGGGAGGAATCCGCTTCCATTGCGGCGAACGCGGCCGGCCTGGATGCGAAGGCCTTGCTGCAACGCGCTCGCTCGCCCGAGATCGAAGCCCGGTCGCGCGCCTCGACGCAGGAGTTTTACGCGCTCAAAGTGACGCAGCGGCCCACGTTCGTCCTGGAAAGCAATATCGGCGACCGCGCAGTCTTCTCCGGCTTGGCGGTGGCGGCCCCGCTCATCGCCACCCTCGACGCGATGCTGAACGACGCCGCGGGATACGCGACGCACGCCGCACACTTCGGCCCGCCGCCGAGCGCGTGA
- a CDS encoding histidinol-phosphate transaminase — MPNRLPVNPALKNLPVYQPGRPIEEVARELGLPAGDIIKMASNENPLGPSPAALEAMRQALNQLHLYPDGNAFYLKQKLAEKLRLQPRHLILGNGSNEIIEFVGHALMAPGAEVIVSQYCFAIYPIIARMFGANLVTVPAKNYGHDLPAMHAAINAQTRVVFVANPNNPTGTLAPREEVMRLVNGVPDHCLLVLDEAYIEFLDEPLDLLPLMRDGAKPNLLLMRTFSKVYGLAGLRLGYGLGHPDLIAALEKVRQPFNINSLVQAGALAALDDTGHLANTRANNAAGLRFFEKAFQDLKLPFVPSAANFILVRVGDGPRIFGELQKRGIITRPMAGYGLPEWIRISIGTPAENDRCLRALKEILAPA, encoded by the coding sequence ATGCCGAATCGTTTGCCAGTTAATCCCGCCTTGAAAAACCTGCCGGTCTATCAGCCGGGACGCCCGATTGAAGAAGTTGCCCGCGAACTGGGGTTGCCCGCCGGCGACATCATCAAGATGGCTTCGAACGAAAACCCCCTCGGGCCTTCTCCAGCCGCACTGGAAGCGATGCGACAGGCGTTGAACCAGCTCCACCTTTATCCCGACGGCAACGCCTTCTATCTCAAGCAGAAGCTCGCCGAGAAGCTGCGCCTCCAGCCGCGCCACCTCATTCTCGGCAACGGCTCCAACGAAATCATCGAGTTCGTCGGCCATGCCCTCATGGCGCCGGGCGCGGAGGTCATCGTCTCGCAATACTGTTTTGCCATTTACCCCATTATCGCCCGGATGTTTGGCGCGAACCTGGTGACGGTGCCGGCGAAGAACTACGGACACGATCTGCCCGCGATGCACGCGGCAATCAACGCTCAAACGCGAGTCGTCTTCGTGGCGAATCCGAACAACCCCACCGGCACGCTGGCGCCGCGCGAAGAGGTGATGCGTCTGGTAAACGGAGTTCCGGACCATTGCCTGCTGGTGCTGGACGAAGCTTACATCGAATTCCTCGATGAACCGCTGGATCTGCTGCCCCTGATGCGGGACGGAGCGAAGCCAAATCTGTTGCTGATGCGGACGTTTTCCAAAGTCTATGGGCTGGCCGGCTTGCGCCTGGGCTACGGCCTTGGGCATCCAGACCTGATCGCGGCGCTTGAGAAAGTCCGCCAACCGTTCAACATCAATTCGCTGGTCCAGGCCGGCGCTTTGGCCGCTCTGGACGACACCGGGCATCTGGCCAACACTCGCGCGAACAACGCGGCTGGCCTTCGCTTCTTCGAGAAGGCATTCCAGGATCTGAAGCTCCCGTTTGTTCCTTCGGCGGCCAATTTCATTCTGGTGCGCGTCGGGGACGGTCCGCGAATTTTCGGGGAGCTGCAGAAGCGCGGAATCATCACCCGGCCGATGGCCGGATACGGTTTGCCAGAATGGATTCGCATCTCAATCGGCACGCCCGCGGAAAACGATCGATGCTTGAGAGCTTTGAAGGAAATACTGGCTCCTGCCTGA
- a CDS encoding PAS domain S-box protein: MALTALFAPATMRRSVKTELSSADPRDAERIIRQFLEAAPDAIIVVKQDGTIALVNSQTERLFGYAREELLGQAIELLLPHRFREQHRAHRMVFAQAPRVRPMGVDLDLYGRRKDGSEFPVEVSLNPFEFEEGTWVISAIRDLTERRRIEAKARESAARYEALVESLDGVVWEVELPALRFTFVSRQAERMLGYPVRCWLEEPNFWADHVHPDDRDQAVSYCLTRTTAKENHDFKYRMLAVDGRVVWVHDLVTVLVEDGRPSKLRGLMVDITKHQRAEAALRESEQRFRTLVEQAADAFFLHDTDGRILDVNRRACESLGYGRDELLHLGVFDVTQDYSLDRAKEAWGQVQPGQFGTISGHHRRKDGTTFPVEVRWGCLEVEGQRLFLDLARDVTERQNSEAIREAMLNLGSKLSAALTPSEAARIIFAAADQLWDWDAGTLDLYSPAEDRVWAVMYLDTIDGAREEVPSDQVLLEPTPRMRRIMREGAELILRTPPLVQDSDAMMFGDTSRLSASILCAPIRWQGKSLGVLSIQSYTLHAFTESDLKSLQALADHCGGTIERIRTTEALRASEARFRAVIETEPECVKIVTADGVLAQMNTAGLAMLEVDSLEQARSCSLVEWVAPEHRADFRCLHEHVMRGESGTLEFEVIGAKGTRRWLETRAAPLRDERGQEDESDLRNLARLVLERFGYTVLEARDGPSALQIWRRSKASIRLLLTDMIMPEGMTGRALAEKLRAERPDLPVIYSSSYSAEIFGHGMTLQAGAKFLQKPYHPLELARAVRQGLDALN, encoded by the coding sequence GTGGCATTGACAGCTCTTTTCGCGCCCGCCACGATGCGCCGCAGCGTGAAGACCGAGTTGTCCTCCGCCGATCCGCGGGACGCCGAACGGATAATCCGGCAATTCCTGGAAGCGGCGCCCGACGCGATCATTGTGGTCAAGCAGGACGGCACGATCGCGTTGGTGAACTCGCAGACAGAGCGCCTGTTTGGCTACGCGCGGGAGGAATTGCTGGGACAAGCCATCGAGTTGCTTTTGCCCCACCGCTTTCGCGAGCAGCACCGCGCCCATCGCATGGTTTTCGCCCAGGCTCCCCGGGTGCGGCCTATGGGCGTTGACCTGGATCTTTACGGCCGGCGCAAGGACGGGAGCGAATTCCCGGTCGAAGTCAGCTTGAACCCGTTTGAGTTTGAGGAGGGCACTTGGGTGATCAGCGCGATTCGCGATCTCACCGAGCGCAGACGAATCGAAGCGAAAGCCCGCGAATCCGCGGCGCGCTACGAGGCGCTGGTCGAGTCCCTGGACGGCGTCGTCTGGGAAGTGGAATTGCCAGCCCTGCGTTTCACGTTCGTGAGCCGGCAAGCCGAACGCATGCTGGGATACCCGGTTCGATGTTGGCTCGAAGAGCCGAACTTTTGGGCGGATCACGTTCACCCGGATGACCGGGACCAAGCCGTGAGTTATTGTTTGACCCGTACCACCGCGAAGGAGAATCACGACTTCAAATACCGCATGCTCGCGGTGGACGGGCGCGTGGTTTGGGTTCACGACCTCGTCACCGTGCTGGTAGAAGACGGCCGGCCTTCCAAACTCCGCGGCCTGATGGTGGACATCACCAAACACCAACGCGCGGAAGCGGCCTTGCGGGAAAGCGAGCAGCGATTCCGAACGCTGGTGGAACAAGCGGCCGACGCCTTCTTCTTGCACGACACCGACGGCCGGATTCTGGATGTCAACCGCCGCGCTTGCGAAAGTCTCGGTTATGGCCGGGATGAGTTGCTGCACCTGGGGGTTTTCGATGTGACGCAGGATTACAGCTTGGATCGAGCGAAGGAGGCTTGGGGCCAGGTTCAACCTGGGCAGTTCGGTACGATCAGCGGACACCACAGGCGCAAAGATGGGACGACCTTCCCCGTCGAAGTGCGCTGGGGTTGTCTTGAGGTCGAGGGGCAACGCTTGTTTCTGGACTTGGCGCGCGACGTGACGGAGCGGCAGAACTCCGAGGCCATCCGGGAAGCGATGCTGAACTTGGGCTCTAAACTCAGCGCGGCTTTGACGCCCAGCGAGGCGGCCCGAATTATCTTTGCCGCAGCCGATCAACTTTGGGATTGGGACGCGGGCACCCTGGATCTTTATTCGCCCGCCGAAGATCGGGTCTGGGCCGTGATGTATCTGGACACCATCGACGGCGCCCGCGAGGAGGTGCCGTCGGATCAAGTTCTGCTGGAACCGACGCCTCGCATGCGGCGCATCATGAGAGAGGGGGCGGAGTTGATCTTGCGCACCCCGCCGCTCGTTCAAGACTCCGATGCGATGATGTTTGGAGACACCTCCCGGTTGTCCGCCTCCATCCTGTGCGCCCCCATTCGCTGGCAGGGCAAGTCGCTGGGGGTCCTCTCCATCCAGAGCTACACGCTGCATGCCTTTACCGAGTCTGACTTGAAGAGCTTGCAGGCTCTGGCCGATCACTGCGGCGGCACGATCGAACGCATTCGGACGACCGAGGCCTTGCGTGCGAGTGAAGCCCGCTTTCGCGCCGTCATCGAGACCGAGCCGGAATGCGTCAAGATCGTCACCGCGGACGGAGTGTTGGCCCAAATGAATACCGCCGGCCTGGCCATGCTCGAAGTGGATTCGCTGGAGCAGGCCAGAAGCTGTTCCTTGGTCGAGTGGGTCGCCCCGGAACATCGCGCGGATTTCCGATGCTTGCATGAACACGTGATGCGCGGGGAATCGGGAACCTTGGAATTCGAAGTGATAGGCGCGAAGGGCACTCGCCGCTGGCTGGAAACGCGCGCCGCGCCTTTGCGAGACGAGCGAGGGCAGGAGGACGAATCTGATTTGCGCAATCTCGCGCGCCTGGTCTTGGAACGATTCGGCTACACGGTGCTGGAGGCCCGGGATGGACCGAGCGCACTGCAGATTTGGCGGCGGAGCAAAGCCAGTATTCGCCTCCTGCTTACGGACATGATCATGCCCGAGGGGATGACGGGACGCGCCCTGGCTGAAAAACTGCGTGCCGAACGGCCGGATCTCCCGGTGATTTACTCCAGCAGTTACAGCGCCGAAATCTTCGGCCACGGCATGACTCTGCAAGCAGGCGCCAAATTCCTCCAGAAACCGTATCATCCTTTGGAACTGGCGCGTGCGGTCCGCCAGGGCCTGGACGCACTGAATTAA